The following proteins are encoded in a genomic region of Zea mays cultivar B73 chromosome 9, Zm-B73-REFERENCE-NAM-5.0, whole genome shotgun sequence:
- the LOC103639530 gene encoding uncharacterized protein: MFAIRSTKCPVAFVGVAGTLVVLITAVHVFMVPILPASFYYFGSRSSISHPKNVLPAVEVVDSRLKGCFPSDSYGAVAFRGAPWKAEIGRWLAGCHANSSSVDVTEAMGAKRCVKDCSARGVCNYNLGECRCFHGYSGKGCEEVLNLECNLPSSPEWPVGQWIVSICAAHCDKTRAMCFCGPGTKYPDRPVAEACGFKTILPAKPDGPKLTDWKTPDLENILTTNSSKLGWCNVVPEDAYSSKVKFKEECDCKYDGLWGQFCETRAECSCINQCSGHGHCRGGFCKCDSGYFGIDCSIPSAYSLAYDWPSWLQTPVNLPDLKTLNSTTIGVKAVVQKKRPLIYVYDLPAEFDSHLLEGRHYRFQCVNRIYDDMNRTIWTQQLYGAQIALHESILASPHRTLNGDEADYFYVPVLDSCLITRSDDAPHLLLPRDLRRRSYHALEYYRMAHGHIAQQYPYWNRTSGRDHIWFFSWDEGACYAPKEIWKSMMLVHWGNTNTKHKNSTTAYWADNWDDIPLDKRGNHPCFDPRKDLVLPAWKEPNPGAIWLKLWARPRNNRTTLFYFNGNLGSAYEGGRPEDTYSMGIRQKLAAEFGSTPNKQGRLGRQHAADVTVTYLRTEKYYEELASSVFCGVLPGDGWSGRMEDSMLQGCIPVIIQDGIFLPYENVLNYNSFAVRIQEDDIPGLISTLRGINDTQVEFMLGNVRQMWQRFFYRDSILLEAQRQKKLFSEEAPWSVEVSKLPDDDDVFATFIQVLHYKLYNDPWRQDFLQTKDTRLPNICSRTS; this comes from the exons ATGTTCGCAATCCGTTCGACGAAATGCCCTGTGGCATTTGTGGGCGTAGCTGGCACCTTGGTGGTGCTTATCACCGCTGTCCATGTGTTCATGGTGCCAATACTTCCTGCCTCCTTCTATTACTTCGGTTCTCGCAGCAGTATAAGCCACCCAAAGAATGTCCTCCCAGCCGTCGAGGTGGTTGACTCGCGCCTCAAGGGGTGTTTCCCTTCTGATTCATATGGTGCTGTGGCATTCCGAGGCGCGCCATGGAAGGCTGAGATTGGTCGATGGCTTGCTGGGTGTCATGCTAACTCTTCGTCTGTTGATGTTACTGAG GCCATGGGTGCAAAACGCTGCGTGAAAGACTGCAGTGCTCGTGGTGTTTGCAACTATAATCTGGGAGAGTGCAGATGCTTTCATGGATATTCTG GGAAAGGATGTGAGGAGGTTCTGAACTTGGAATGCAACCTTCCAAGCTCCCCAGAATGGCCTGTAGGTCAATGGATAGTTTCCATCTGTGCAGCTCACTGTGATAAAACAAGGGCAATGTGCTTTTGTGGGCCTGGGACAAAATACCCAGATCGTCCTGTGGCAGAAGCTTGTGGTTTTAAAACAAT TTTACCTGCAAAACCTGATGGTCCAAAGCTTACTGATTGGAAAACACCTGACCTGGAAAACATACTTACAACAAACAGCAGTAAGTTAGGATGGTGTAATGTGGTCCCTGAGGACGCATATTCATCCAAAGTGAAGTTTAAAGAAGAATGTGATTGCAAATATGATGGTCTCTGGGGGCAGTTCTGTGAGACACGTGCTGAATGCAGCTGCATCAACCAGTGCTCTGGACATGGGCATTGCCGTGGTGGTTTCTGTAAA TGTGACAGTGGATATTTTGGGATTGATTGCAGTATCCCATCAGCATATTCGCTTGCATATGACTGGCCCTCGTGGCTCCAGACACCAGTGAATTTACCAGATCTGAAAACTTTGAACAGTACCACCATTGGTGTTAAGGCCGTTGTTCAGAAAAAAAGGCCACTGATATATGTATATGATTTGCCAGCTGAGTTTGACAGTCATCTTCTTGAA GGACGACATTACAGATTCCAGTGTGTAAACAGAATATATGATGACATGAATAGAACTATATGGACCCAGCAATTGTATGGTGCTCAG ATAGCACTTCATGAGAGCATTCTTGCTAGCCCTCACCGCACTCTTAAtggggacgaagctgattatttctATGTGCCAGTGCTTGACTCATGTCTAATAACTAGATCCGATGATGCTCCACATCTTCTATTGCCG AGGGACCTGCGCCGAAGGAGCTACCATGCACTTGAGTACTATAGAATGGCACATGGTCACATAGCTCAGCAGTATCCTTACTGGAACCGCACTTCGGGAAGAGACCATATCTGG TTCTTTTCATGGGATGAAGGTGCCTGCTATGCACCAAAAGAGATTTGGAAGAGCATGATGCTTGTCCACTGGGGGAACACTAACACAAAACATAAGAATTCAACGACAGCTTATTGGGCAGATAACTGGGATGATATTCCTTTGGATAAGAGAGGCAACCATCCATGTTTTGATCCAAGAAAGGATCTAGTGCTTCCGGCATGGAAGGAACCTAACCCAGGGGCCATATGGTTAAAACTGTGGGCAAG GCCAAGGAACAACCGTACAACACTTTTTTATTTCAACGGTAATCTAGGTTCAGCATACGAAGGAGGCCGTCCAGAAGACAC GTATAGCATGGGGATTCGGCAAAAGCTAGCAGCTGAATTTGGTTCCACACCAAACAAGCAGGGAAGGCTTGGACGGCAGCATGCGGCCGATGTGACAGTTACCTATCTACGAACTGAAAAATATTATGAAGAATTAGCAAGCTCTGTTTTTTGTGGTGTCCTGCCAGGGGATGGCTGGAGTGGCCGTATGGAAGATAGCATGCTTCAAGGATGCATTCCTGTAATAATTCAG GATGGAATTTTTCTGCCATATGAGAACGTGCTCAACTACAATAGTTTTGCAGTCCGCATACAGGAAGATGACATCCCAGGCCTCATAAGCACACTCCGA GGAATAAACGATACGCAAGTAGAGTTTATGCTGGGAAATGTCCGCCAGATGTGGCAGAGGTTTTTCTATCGAGACTCTATATTGTTAGAGGCGCAAAGACAGAAAAAACTCTTCTCTGAAGAGGCACCCTGGTCTGTTGAGGTATCGAAACTTCCTGATGACGACGATGTCTTTGCAACGTTTATACAG GTATTGCATTATAAACTGTACAATGACCCTTGGCGTCAAGATTTCCTGCAAACAAAGGATACTCGGCTGCCGAACATCTGTTCAAGAACTTCCTGA